A window of Apium graveolens cultivar Ventura chromosome 8, ASM990537v1, whole genome shotgun sequence contains these coding sequences:
- the LOC141679168 gene encoding ras-related protein Rab7 — MASRRRMLLKVIILGDSGVGKTSLMNQYVNRKFSSQYKATIGADFLTKEVQFEDRLFTLQIWDTAGQERFQSLGVAFYRGADCCVLVHDVNVMKSFDSLNNWREEFLIQASPHDPENFPFVVLGNKIDIDGGNSRVV; from the exons ATGGCTTCTCGTCGACGTATGCTCCTCAAAGTCATCATTCTCGGCGACAGcgg CGTTGGGAAGACATCTCTGATGAATCA ATATGTAAATCGTAAGTTCAGTAGTCAGTACAAGGCCACAATTGGTGCCGATTTCTTGACCAAAGAAGTTCAATTCGAGGACCGGCTCTTCACGTTGCAG ATATGGGATACAGCTGGCCAGGAACGATTTCAAAGCCTCGGTGTTGCTTTTTACCGTGGTGCAGACTGTTGTGTTCTTGTACATGATGTGAATGTCATGAAGTCATTCGACAGCCTCAACAATTGGCGGGAGGAATTTCTGATTCAG GCCAGTCCCCACGACCCTGAGAATTTTCCTTTTGTTGTACTGGGGAACAAGATAGACATTGATGGTGGCAACAGCCGAGTGGTATGA
- the LOC141681020 gene encoding ras-related protein Rab7-like, whose product MASRRRMLLKVIILGDSGVGKTSLMNQYVNRKFSSQYKATIGADFLTKEVQFEDRLFTLQIWDTAGQERFQSLGVAFYRGADCCVLVHDVNVMKSFDSLNNWREEFLIQASPHDPENFPFVVLGNKIDIDGGNSRVVSEKKAKSWCASKGNIPYFETSAKEGFNVEAAFECIAKNALKNEPEEEVYLPDTIDVGGGQQQRSSGCEC is encoded by the exons ATGGCTTCTCGTCGACGTATGCTCCTCAAAGTCATCATTCTCGGCGACAGcgg CGTTGGGAAGACATCTCTGATGAATCA ATATGTAAATCGTAAGTTCAGTAGTCAGTACAAGGCCACAATTGGTGCCGATTTCTTGACCAAAGAAGTTCAATTCGAGGACCGGCTCTTCACGTTGCAG ATATGGGATACAGCTGGCCAGGAACGATTTCAAAGCCTCGGTGTTGCTTTTTACCGTGGTGCAGACTGTTGTGTTCTTGTACATGATGTGAATGTCATGAAGTCATTCGACAGCCTCAACAATTGGCGGGAGGAATTTCTGATTCAG GCCAGTCCCCACGACCCTGAGAATTTTCCTTTTGTTGTACTGGGGAACAAGATAGACATTGATGGTGGCAACAGCCGAGTG GTTTCTGAGAAGAAGGCGAAATCATGGTGTGCTTCCAAGGgaaatattccttactttgagACTTCTGCTAAAGAAGGTTTTAATGTAGAAGCTGCTTTCGAGTGTATAGCCAAAAATGCTCTAAAGAATGAACCAGAGGAAGAAGT GTACCTTCCTGATACTATTGACGTGGGTGGTGGACAGCAACAAAGGTCATCAGGCTGCGAGTGCTAG